A window of Terriglobus sp. RCC_193 contains these coding sequences:
- the coaD gene encoding pantetheine-phosphate adenylyltransferase — protein MGIIRAIYPGTFDPPTNGHLDLISRGAKIFDELVVAVLRNSSKGTPLFTTEERAEMLREVTAPVGNVTVETFDGLLVDFARLKQASAVLRGIRAISDYEYEFQMAMMNRKLDKSLETVFMMPAEKYTYVSSRLIKGVYQLNGDISELVPPLVLARLQEKRSVRAATLGGEVPGEV, from the coding sequence ATGGGAATTATCCGCGCCATCTACCCCGGCACCTTCGATCCGCCGACGAACGGACACCTGGACCTGATCAGCCGTGGGGCGAAGATTTTTGATGAGTTGGTGGTTGCCGTGTTGCGTAACAGCAGCAAGGGCACACCCCTGTTCACCACGGAAGAACGTGCAGAGATGCTGCGGGAGGTGACGGCTCCCGTGGGGAATGTCACCGTGGAGACGTTCGACGGCCTGTTGGTGGACTTTGCCCGACTGAAGCAGGCCAGCGCGGTGTTGCGTGGCATCCGTGCCATCTCCGATTACGAGTACGAGTTCCAGATGGCCATGATGAACCGCAAGCTGGACAAGTCACTGGAGACGGTCTTCATGATGCCTGCGGAGAAGTACACCTATGTATCGTCGCGACTCATTAAAGGTGTGTATCAGCTCAATGGCGATATCAGCGAACTGGTTCCCCCACTGGTGTTAGCGCGGCTGCAGGAGAAGCGTTCTGTGCGCGCCGCAACCCTTGGCGGTGAGGTTCCCGGAGAGGTGTAG
- a CDS encoding type II toxin-antitoxin system RelE/ParE family toxin, protein MNIVWTDRASTKLEAILNEISAEQPNAAMWVIREIRRTAELVALWPQVGSAAPRPGVRTFPVPGTKYLLAFQHKESTVFIVSIFHGAQNWKRKFPQ, encoded by the coding sequence ATGAACATCGTATGGACTGACCGGGCTAGTACCAAGCTGGAGGCCATTCTGAACGAAATTTCCGCAGAACAACCGAATGCGGCGATGTGGGTAATACGAGAGATTCGACGAACAGCGGAGTTGGTAGCTCTCTGGCCACAAGTTGGGTCAGCTGCTCCTCGCCCCGGAGTGAGAACCTTTCCTGTTCCCGGCACAAAGTATTTGCTCGCCTTTCAGCACAAGGAATCGACTGTTTTCATCGTCTCGATCTTTCATGGTGCACAGAACTGGAAGCGGAAATTCCCACAATAG
- the recA gene encoding recombinase RecA, which yields MRFTEIEEIDRVAVDERSRAVELALAGIEKQFGKGSIMRLGAKDAIVPISVISTGSISFDAALGVGGVPRGRVVEIYGPESSGKTTITLQIIAEAQKAGGLAAFVDAEHALDPVYARKLGVDTDNLLISQPDYGEQALEITEALVRSGAIDVLVVDSVAALVPKAELDGEMGDSHVGLQARLMSQALRKLTGTVSKSRTCLIFINQIREKIGVMFGNPETTTGGRALKFYSSVRIDIRRIGAVKEGDVVVGSRTKTKIVKNKVAAPFREAEFDILYGEGISREGDVLDLAAANNIVEKSGAWYSYAGERIGQGRENVRNFLKSNPEVFARMDAEVRAKLKIGASATAPVPEAPADGEAKAQEAVRPSRK from the coding sequence ATGAGGTTCACTGAAATTGAGGAGATAGATCGCGTGGCCGTGGACGAACGCAGCAGAGCCGTAGAACTTGCCCTGGCGGGCATTGAAAAGCAGTTTGGCAAGGGCTCCATTATGCGCCTGGGCGCAAAGGATGCCATTGTTCCTATCTCCGTTATCTCCACCGGCTCGATCTCGTTCGACGCCGCGCTGGGTGTGGGTGGCGTGCCGCGCGGCCGCGTGGTTGAGATTTACGGCCCGGAATCGTCGGGTAAAACAACCATCACGCTGCAGATCATTGCCGAGGCGCAGAAGGCCGGTGGCCTTGCCGCGTTCGTCGACGCGGAACACGCGCTTGATCCCGTCTATGCGCGCAAGCTGGGCGTGGACACGGACAACCTGCTGATCTCGCAGCCGGACTATGGCGAGCAGGCGCTGGAAATTACGGAAGCTCTGGTCCGCTCTGGCGCGATTGATGTGCTGGTCGTGGACTCGGTGGCTGCGCTGGTTCCCAAGGCGGAACTTGATGGCGAGATGGGCGATTCGCACGTCGGTCTGCAGGCCCGATTGATGTCGCAGGCGCTGCGTAAGCTGACCGGTACCGTGTCGAAGAGTCGCACCTGCTTGATCTTCATCAACCAGATCCGCGAGAAGATCGGCGTCATGTTCGGCAACCCGGAAACCACCACGGGCGGTCGCGCGCTGAAGTTCTACTCATCCGTTCGTATCGACATACGCCGCATTGGCGCGGTCAAAGAAGGCGACGTCGTCGTTGGTTCGCGCACCAAAACCAAGATCGTGAAGAACAAGGTTGCCGCACCCTTCCGCGAAGCCGAGTTCGACATTCTGTACGGCGAAGGCATTTCGCGCGAAGGCGATGTGCTGGATCTGGCCGCGGCCAATAACATAGTGGAGAAGAGTGGCGCCTGGTACAGCTATGCGGGCGAACGCATTGGCCAGGGCCGCGAGAATGTACGTAACTTCCTCAAGTCCAATCCAGAAGTGTTCGCGCGCATGGATGCTGAAGTGCGCGCTAAGTTGAAGATCGGCGCTTCTGCTACGGCTCCTGTCCCGGAAGCGCCTGCGGATGGTGAGGCAAAGGCGCAGGAAGCTGTTCGTCCTTCACGGAAGTAG